Proteins encoded by one window of Carassius auratus strain Wakin chromosome 24, ASM336829v1, whole genome shotgun sequence:
- the LOC113042398 gene encoding kelch-like protein 24, with protein sequence MVLILGRRLNREDSGVRESPAVKRKVLEMDNKSLSNHDVFDFSSGPCHSESILQMFNEFRDGRLFTDVVISVEGREFPCHRAVLSACSSYFRAMFCNDHRESREMLVEINGIRAEAMDTFLQYVYTGRARITTDNVQFLFETSSLFQIGTLRDACAKFLEDQLDPCNCLGIQRFADAHSLKQLASRCRSYALQSFTDVAQHEEFLDLRKEELEEYIASDELVIGKEETVFEAVMRWVYNDMDHRRIMLRDLLTHVRLPLLHPNYFVQTVEGDQLIQNAPECYQLLHEARRYHVLGNEMMSPRTRPRRSTGFSEVIVVVGGCERMGGFNLPYTECYDPVTGEWKSLAKLPEFTKSEYAVCALRNDILVSGGRINSRDVWMYNSQLNIWIRVASLNKGRWRHKMAVLLGKVYAVGGYDGQSRLSSVECYDSFSNRWTEVAPMKEAVSSPAVTSCVSKLFVIGGGPDDNTCSDKVQCYDPESDSWLLRANIPIAKRCITAVSLNNLIYVSGGLTKSIYCYDPTEDYWMHVAHTFSKQESCGMSVCNGKIFILGGRGENGEASDTILCYDPSTGIITGVAAMPRPISYHGCVTIHRYNEKFYHS encoded by the exons ATGGTACTTATTCTGGGCAGAAGACTGAACCGGGAGGACTCTGGAGTCCGTGAGTCCCCAGCAGTCAAGCGAAAGGTTCTGGAGATGGACAACAAGTCCCTCAGCAATCACGATGTGTTTGATTTCTCCTCCGGCCCGTGCCACTCTGAGAGCATTCTGCAGATGTTTAATGAGTTCCGTGACGGCCGACTCTTCACAGACGTTGTGATCAGTGTGGAGGGTCGTGAGTTCCCGTGTCACCGTGCCGTGTTGTCAGCTTGCAGTAGCTACTTCCGTGCAATGTTCTGCAATGACCACCGGGAGAGCCGTGAGATGTTAGTGGAGATCAACGGCATCCGTGCTGAAGCCATGGACACCTTCCTGCAGTACGTCTACACCGGACGTGCCCGCATCACTACAGATAACGTTCAGTTCCTCTTTGAGACCTCCAGCCTATTCCAGATCGGCACTCTACGTGATGCCTGTGCCAAGTTCTTGGAAGACCAACTCGATCCCTGCAACTGCCTGGGCATCCAGCGTTTTGCCGACGCACACTCTCTCAAGCAACTGGCCAGCCGCTGTCGCTCTTACGCGCTGCAGAGCTTTACCGATGTGGCCCAGCATGAAGAATTCTTGGACTTGCGTAAAGAGGAACTGGAGGAGTACATTGCTAGTGACGAGCTAGTCATTGGAAAGGAGGAGACAGTGTTTGAGGCAGTAATGCGTTGGGTGTACAACGACATGGACCACCGCCGAATCATGCTTCGAGACCTTCTCACCCACGTCCGCCTGCCCCTGCTGCATCCGAATTATTTCGTGCAGACGGTAGAAGGTGACCAGTTGATCCAAAATGCACCAGAGTGCTACCAGCTTCTGCATGAGGCAAGACGCTATCATGTCTTGGGCAATGAGATGATGTCACCCAGAACACGTCCACGCAG GTCTACTGGATTCTCAGAAGTCATTGTGGTAGTCGGAGGGTGCGAGAGGATGGGGGGTTTCAACCTGCCGTATACCGAATGCTATGATCCTGTAACCGGGGAATGGAAATCCTTAGCCAAACTCCCAGAGTTCACCAAGTCAGAATATGCTGTGTGTGCCCTCAGGAATGACATTCTGGTCTCAG GTGGTAGAATCAACAGCAGGGATGTCTGGATGTACAATTCCCAGCTCAACATCTGGATCAGGGTTGCCTCCTTGAACAAGGGCCGTTGGAGACACAAAATGGCAGTTTTGTTGGGAAAG GTGTATGCAGTTGGTGGGTATGACGGTCAGTCAAGACTAAGCAGCGTCGAATGCTACGACTCTTTCTCAAACCGCTGGACGGAGGTGGCACCCATGAAGGAGGCCGTCAGCTCGCCAGCCGTCACCAGCTGTGTCAGCAAGCTGTTTGTGATTGGAGGAGGACCTGATGACAACACATGCTCAGATAAG GTTCAGTGCTATGACCCAGAGTCTGACTCCTGGTTGCTAAGGGCCAACATCCCCATTGCTAAGCGCTGCATCACAGCGGTATCTTTGAACAATCTCATCTATGTTTCTGGAGGTCTGACCAAATCCATCTACTGCTACGATCCTACTGAAGATTACTGGATGCATGTAGCCCACACATTCAGCAAGCAG GAAAGTTGCGGTATGTCGGTATGTAACGGAAAGATCTTTATCCTGGGTGGCCGTGGTGAAAACGGAGAGGCGTCAGACACCATCCTGTGCTATGACCCGTCCACCGGTATCATCACAGGCGTGGCCGCCATGCCCCGCCCCATTTCCTACCACGGCTGCGTCACCATCCATCGCTACAATGAGAAGTTCTACCATTCATGA